One Scophthalmus maximus strain ysfricsl-2021 chromosome 1, ASM2237912v1, whole genome shotgun sequence genomic region harbors:
- the cacng7b gene encoding voltage-dependent calcium channel gamma-7 subunit → MSSCSSRALTILSTVFGACGLLLVGVAVSTDYWLIMVEGIILQQNQSMEVKMALHSGLWRVCFVAGAENGRCVASEYFTEPDIEITTENTANILKMVRTATPFPMVSLLFVFTAFVISNIGHIRPQRTILAFVSGIFFILSGLSLVVGLVLYISSINDEVMNRPREPEQFFNYYYGWSFAFAASSFLLKEGAGVLSVYLFMKRYAEEEMYRPHPALYHPRLSDSSDYSGQFLHPESSWPPPKRGRSTSEASSDISIQLNQAPPVPTKSNHQGGAQGSPPSGSSSAGSYQMPPQSAGYPSTHTLPRSHSSHPQGQALPMPPSPVPPPHYHTHMQMSASPC, encoded by the exons ATGAGTTCGTGCAGCAGCCGTGCGTTGACCATCCTGTCCACAGTGTTCGGAGCCTgcgggctgctgctggtgggggTGGCCGTGTCCACAGACTACTGGCTCATCATGGTGGAGGGCATCATCCTGCAGCAGAACCAGAGCATGGAGGTGAAGATGGCGCTGCACTCGGGCCTCTGGAGAGTTTGCTTCGTGGCTG GAGCAGAAAATGGGAGATGTGTAGCATCAGAGTATTTCACCGAACCCGACATAGAGATCACCactgaaaacacagcaaataTCCTCA AGATGGTGCGCACAGCGACACCCTTTCCGATGGTGTCGCTGCTCTTCGTCTTCACAGCCTTCGTCATCAGTAACATCGGACACATCCGACCCCAGCGCACCATCCTGGCCTTTGTGTCCGgcatcttcttcatcctctcag GCCTGAGTCTGGTGGTGGGCCTGGTGCTCTACATCTCCAGCATTAACGACGAGGTGATGAACCGGCCCAGGGAGCCCGAGCAGTTCTTCAACTACTACTACGGCTGGTCCTTCGCCTtcgctgcctcctccttcttgcTCAAAGAG GGGGCCGGGGTGCTGTCAGTCTATCTGTTTATGAAGCGTTACGCTGAGGAGGAGATGTACCGCCCCCACCCTGCTCTTTACCACCCCCGCCTGTCCGACAGCAGCGACTACAGCGGCCAGTTCCTCCACCCGGAGTCCTCCTGGCCCCCGCCAAAGCGTGGTCGCAGCACCTCTGAGGCCTCCAGCGACATCTCCATCCAGCTCAACCAGGCGCCGCCAGTTCCGACCAAAAGTAACCATCAAGGAGGCGCCCAGGGAAGCCCACCCTCTGGTTCTTCTTCTGCAGGGAGCTACCAAATGCCCCCTCAGTCAGCTGGAtacccctccacacacacgctgccCAGATCCCACTCCTCACATCCCCAAGGCCAGGCTCTTCCCATGCCCCCGTCGCCTGTACCTCCTCctcactatcacacacacatgcaaatgagcGCCTCCCCCTGTTAG
- the cacng8b gene encoding voltage-dependent calcium channel gamma-4 subunit, with translation MVCEKGIQILLTTVGAFAAFGLMTVAIGTDYWLYSRALICNSTANVTQDDPHNKDKKDPGALTHSGLWRICCLDGVKQGVCSQINHFPEDADFDHDGAEYVLRVVRASNIFPILSAILLLMGGVCIAASRFYKSKRNIILGAGILFVAAGLSNIIGVIVYISAALGDISPKKDEDKKWQYSYGWSFYFGGLSFIMAEMVGVLAVNIYIEKNKELRCRSRTDIFKSTTHAMLRLPSYRFRRRSRSSSRSTDPSRSRDPSPVGGGGGKNFGLPPSALLSQGPISVSTLPNPHSRSHTALAGGDISLYTLSRDPKLGGLPPMYGTVDRATLYQLHNCFPKDGGGGGVMMSGTLPSLKSHNPSNSSNSNVPMPNSVGSGPPPFTSSTVDRERGMGTLDRLKGDRESNSNTLNRKTTPV, from the exons ATGGTGTGTGAGAAGGGGATCCAGATCCTTCTCACCACCGTGGGGGCATTCGCTGCCTTCGGCCTGATGACGGTGGCAATAGGGACGGACTACTGGCTGTACTCCCGTGCCCTCATCTGCAACAGCACAGCCAATGTCACGCAGGATGACCCCCACAACAAGGACAAGAAGGACCCTGGGGCCCTCACCCACTCTGGACTGTGGAGGATATGCTGCCTAGACG GAGTGAAGCAAggagtgtgttctcagatcaACCACTTCCCAGAGGATGCAGACTTTGACCATGATGGGGCAGAGTACGTCCTAC GGGTGGTCAGGGCTTCCAACATCTTCCCAATCCTCAGCGCCATTCTGCTGCTGATGGGAGGGGTGTGCATTGCTGCTAGTCGTTTCTATAAGAGCAAAAGGAACATCATCCTGGGGGCCGGAATCCTGTTTGTGGCTGCAG GTCTGAGTAACATAATTGGCGTGATCGTGTACATCTCGGCTGCACTGGGGGACATCTCTCCTAAGAAGGATGAAGACAAGAAGTGGCAGTACTCATACGGTTGGTCCTTTTACTTCGGAGGCCTCTCCTTCATCATGGCCGAGATGGTTGGGGTGCTGGCCGTCAACATCTACATCGAGAAGAACAAGGAGCTGCGCTGCCGCTCGCGCACCGACATTTTCAAGAGCACCACACACGCCATGCTACGCCTGCCCAGCTACCGCTTCCGCCGCCGATCCCGCTCCTCATCCCGTTCCACCGACCCGTCCCGGTCCCGAGACCCCTCACCTGTAGGGGGAGGTGGGGGCAAGAACTTTGGCCTGCCCCCGTCTGCGCTGCTTTCCCAGGGCCCCATCTCAGTGTCCACTTTACCCAACCCCCACTCGCGCTCCCACACGGCCCTGGCTGGAGGTGACATCTCCCTCTACACGTTGTCCCGAGACCCAAAACTGGGGGGCTTGCCACCCATGTATGGAACGGTGGACAGGGCCACGCTCTACCAGCTCCACAACTGCTTCCCAAAGGacgggggtggagggggagtgATGATGAGTGGTACACTTCCCTCGCTTAAGTCCCACAACCCCTCAAATTCTTCCAACTCAAATGTGCCGATGCCCAACTCTGTGGGCTCCGGCCCGCCACCCTTCACCTCATCCACAGTAGACAGGGAGCGAGGGATGGGAACTCTGGACAGGCTgaagggagacagg